In a genomic window of Streptomyces pristinaespiralis:
- a CDS encoding carbohydrate ABC transporter permease: MSHVLGVKRREGTRGRLRPVWEEEPRPAGLAAKGLVLALACAGVLFPLWIVVVTSVSSVKTITEAGGLVVVPRGITFVAYQELLGGGQVTRAAVVSLGVTLVGTLFSMTVSVLCAYGLSRSGSVLHRPLLMILLATMFFGAGLIPTYLLVQGLGLTDTYLSLILPSAVNVFNILVLRSFFMSVAPELIDSARIDGAGDVRILWQIVMPLSRAVLAVISLFYAVGYWSAWFNASIYLSDQDMMPLQNVMMQLVLKQERPTGLAQAINTGHLSPLSIQMAVMVLALLPVAVLSPFVQRHFKKGMLTGAVKG, translated from the coding sequence ATGAGCCACGTTCTGGGCGTCAAACGGCGTGAGGGGACCCGCGGCCGGCTGCGGCCGGTCTGGGAGGAGGAGCCGCGCCCCGCGGGGCTCGCCGCGAAGGGCCTGGTCCTCGCACTGGCCTGCGCCGGCGTCCTCTTCCCGTTGTGGATCGTCGTCGTGACCAGCGTGTCGTCGGTGAAGACCATCACGGAGGCGGGCGGCCTGGTCGTCGTGCCCCGCGGCATCACCTTCGTCGCCTACCAGGAGCTGCTCGGCGGAGGCCAGGTCACCAGGGCCGCGGTGGTGAGCCTCGGTGTCACGCTCGTCGGCACTCTCTTCAGCATGACGGTGTCGGTCCTGTGCGCCTACGGGCTCTCCCGCAGCGGCTCCGTGCTGCACCGGCCGCTGCTGATGATCCTGCTCGCCACGATGTTCTTCGGCGCGGGCCTCATTCCCACGTATCTGCTGGTGCAGGGGCTCGGACTGACCGACACCTACCTGTCGCTGATCCTCCCCAGCGCCGTGAACGTCTTCAACATCCTCGTCCTGCGCTCCTTCTTCATGAGCGTGGCGCCCGAACTCATCGACAGCGCGCGGATCGACGGTGCCGGCGACGTCCGGATCCTGTGGCAGATCGTCATGCCGCTGTCCCGCGCCGTGCTGGCCGTCATCTCCCTTTTCTACGCGGTCGGTTACTGGAGTGCCTGGTTCAACGCCTCGATCTACCTGAGCGACCAGGACATGATGCCGCTCCAGAACGTGATGATGCAGCTGGTCCTCAAGCAGGAACGGCCGACGGGACTCGCGCAGGCCATCAACACCGGCCATCTCTCGCCCCTGTCCATCCAGATGGCGGTCATGGTGCTCGCCCTGCTGCCGGTCGCCGTGCTGTCGCCGTTCGTCCAGCGGCACTTCAAGAAGGGCATGCTCACCGGCGCGGTCAAGGGCTGA
- a CDS encoding ABC transporter permease: protein MSQSKVAGPARTTDDRTEAPSGDDGQAPAGPPEAGPPGRTGTGGGITWRIRLRRDRALILMTLPAVLLVLVFNYIPLLGNVVAFQDYDPYVGDNAWQAMARSPWVGVEHSARMVDDRLFWQALGNTLAIFLVQLTLFFPVPILLALLINSFVRPRVRAVAQAILYLPHFFSWVLVVTVFQQMFGGAGMLAQTLREHGHEGIDLMTNPGLFKFLVTFEMVWKDAGWGVIVFLAALSAVSPDLYEAAAMDGATRWRRMWHVTLPALRPVVALLLVLQVGNALTVGFEQILLQRTAVGPTAAEVLDTYVWNVGIQFGDFSYAAAVGIVKGIFGLCLVLAANKVAHMMGEQGVYKR, encoded by the coding sequence GTGTCGCAGAGCAAGGTGGCGGGCCCCGCCCGTACCACCGACGACCGCACGGAAGCACCGTCGGGGGACGACGGGCAGGCGCCGGCAGGACCGCCGGAGGCGGGGCCGCCCGGCCGCACCGGCACCGGCGGCGGGATCACCTGGCGGATCCGGCTGCGGCGCGACCGCGCACTGATCCTGATGACACTGCCGGCCGTCCTGCTGGTACTGGTCTTCAACTACATACCGCTGCTCGGCAATGTCGTCGCCTTCCAGGACTACGACCCCTATGTCGGCGACAACGCCTGGCAGGCCATGGCCCGCAGCCCCTGGGTGGGGGTGGAACACAGCGCGCGGATGGTGGACGACCGGCTGTTCTGGCAGGCGCTGGGGAACACCCTGGCGATCTTCCTGGTGCAGCTCACCCTGTTCTTCCCCGTACCGATCCTGCTGGCGCTGCTCATCAACAGCTTCGTCAGGCCACGGGTGCGTGCCGTCGCCCAGGCGATCCTGTACCTGCCGCACTTCTTCTCCTGGGTCCTGGTCGTCACCGTCTTCCAGCAGATGTTCGGCGGTGCCGGCATGCTCGCGCAGACCCTGCGCGAACACGGCCACGAGGGCATCGACCTCATGACGAACCCGGGGCTGTTCAAGTTCCTCGTCACGTTCGAGATGGTGTGGAAGGACGCCGGCTGGGGTGTCATCGTCTTCCTCGCCGCGCTGTCGGCCGTCAGCCCCGACCTGTACGAGGCCGCCGCGATGGACGGCGCCACACGATGGCGGCGCATGTGGCACGTGACCCTGCCCGCGCTGCGCCCGGTGGTGGCCCTGCTGCTCGTCCTCCAGGTCGGCAACGCCCTGACCGTGGGCTTCGAGCAGATCCTCCTCCAGCGCACCGCAGTCGGCCCCACCGCGGCGGAGGTCCTCGACACCTACGTCTGGAACGTCGGCATCCAGTTCGGTGACTTCAGCTACGCGGCCGCCGTCGGGATCGTCAAGGGAATCTTCGGCCTCTGCCTGGTGCTGGCGGCCAACAAGGTCGCTCACATGATGGGCGAACAGGGGGTGTACAAGCGATGA
- a CDS encoding glycosyl hydrolase family 95 catalytic domain-containing protein has protein sequence MRHGTWEPRPAARWEDAFLSGNGRHGAMVYGDAGHERVVVNHHTLVCPNGSETVPPPELAAGLRDLQDALLAGDTTAAERFGAGHPHLWVQPYHPAFQVRVRRTPAVAAGSGTYRREVDFTSGVVSAERGTWRSEVFVSRADDVIVHRTRTQPGGLSADITLDEQLPGLPGGLRFTRTAAPEHDGPGTALLRLRTDYPNGRTAFTGTTLVTVTGGSTTRTRHGLRVTDASSVLLLTRVERHPADQDPAAAQAAALQALVAPATGHTDEAYTRLLGRHLPLHRDAYERAGLTLDADPSERELPGSELLRRPAGPALLERLFAAGRYHLLSSSGMLPPRLVGLWTGDWNTAWSGAFTTNANLNLQIASAAVAALPEVSAAHAELVHGQFGDWRDNARALFGARGVVAPSHTDGESGHTRHFERAYPLHLWTAGADWLLLPLLDEALTGGDPDPRLAPALAEVAMFYEDFLVPAGPDGRVTVVPSYSPENRPANASWGTVDATMDIAAARHALTTAAAHNPGHPRAPHWRDLAGRLTDYHVNDQGALAEWARPGLEDNYDHRHISHLYPVWPLDEINPYDTPDLAAAAHRALELRGAENDSAHGHLHTALVAARLRDGERAGRALDQVLGGDFFHDSLMSAHYPGRDVYNADAAHALPAALIECLVQSTPSRLVLLPAPLPGCPAGTLRGVRTRFGARLDLSWRDGSVTAVLRSAADRTVEVVAGTDRFPMTLVADEQHVLTFPRRT, from the coding sequence GTGAGGCACGGGACCTGGGAACCGCGCCCCGCCGCGCGATGGGAGGACGCCTTCCTCAGCGGCAACGGCCGGCACGGCGCCATGGTGTACGGCGACGCCGGGCACGAGCGGGTCGTCGTCAACCACCACACCCTGGTGTGCCCCAACGGCAGTGAGACGGTGCCTCCTCCGGAGCTCGCCGCCGGGCTGCGGGACCTCCAGGACGCCCTGCTCGCCGGTGACACGACGGCGGCCGAACGCTTCGGGGCCGGACACCCGCACCTGTGGGTGCAGCCGTACCACCCCGCCTTCCAGGTCCGCGTCCGCCGGACCCCGGCGGTCGCGGCCGGATCCGGAACCTACCGCAGGGAGGTGGACTTCACATCCGGCGTCGTGAGCGCCGAACGCGGCACCTGGCGCAGCGAGGTGTTCGTCTCCCGCGCCGACGACGTGATCGTCCACCGGACGCGGACACAACCGGGCGGCCTGAGCGCGGACATCACCCTCGACGAGCAACTCCCCGGCCTCCCCGGCGGACTCCGGTTCACCCGCACCGCCGCCCCGGAGCACGACGGACCCGGCACCGCCCTGCTGCGCCTGCGCACCGACTACCCGAACGGGCGGACCGCCTTCACCGGGACCACCCTGGTCACCGTCACCGGCGGGAGCACGACACGGACCCGGCACGGCCTGCGGGTGACCGACGCCTCCTCGGTGCTGCTGCTGACCCGGGTGGAGCGGCACCCGGCGGACCAGGATCCCGCGGCCGCCCAGGCGGCGGCCCTCCAGGCACTCGTGGCCCCGGCCACCGGGCACACCGACGAGGCGTACACACGGCTCCTCGGCCGGCACCTGCCGCTGCACCGCGACGCCTACGAGCGGGCCGGGCTCACTCTGGACGCCGACCCGTCGGAGCGGGAGCTGCCCGGCAGCGAACTGCTCCGCCGGCCCGCCGGCCCCGCCCTGCTGGAACGGCTCTTCGCGGCGGGCCGCTACCACCTGCTGTCGTCCAGCGGCATGCTGCCGCCCCGCCTGGTCGGCCTGTGGACCGGAGACTGGAACACCGCCTGGTCCGGCGCCTTCACCACGAACGCCAACCTCAACCTGCAGATCGCCTCCGCCGCCGTCGCCGCGCTCCCCGAAGTCTCCGCCGCCCACGCCGAACTGGTGCACGGTCAGTTCGGCGACTGGCGCGACAACGCCCGGGCCCTCTTCGGCGCGCGCGGCGTCGTCGCGCCCTCCCACACCGACGGGGAATCCGGCCACACCCGGCACTTCGAACGCGCCTACCCGCTCCACCTCTGGACCGCCGGCGCCGACTGGCTGCTGCTGCCTCTCCTCGACGAGGCCCTGACCGGCGGGGACCCGGACCCCCGGCTGGCCCCAGCGCTCGCCGAGGTCGCCATGTTCTACGAGGACTTCCTCGTTCCCGCAGGACCCGACGGGCGGGTCACCGTCGTGCCCTCGTACTCGCCGGAGAACCGGCCCGCCAACGCGAGCTGGGGCACCGTCGACGCGACCATGGACATCGCCGCCGCCCGGCACGCCCTCACCACGGCGGCCGCCCACAACCCCGGCCATCCACGCGCCCCGCACTGGCGGGACCTGGCCGGCCGCCTGACCGACTACCACGTCAACGACCAGGGCGCGCTGGCCGAATGGGCCCGGCCCGGCCTGGAGGACAACTACGACCACCGGCACATCAGCCACCTCTACCCGGTGTGGCCGCTCGACGAGATCAACCCCTACGACACACCTGACCTCGCGGCAGCCGCCCACCGCGCGCTGGAACTGCGCGGAGCCGAGAACGACTCGGCACACGGCCATCTGCACACCGCGCTCGTCGCCGCCCGCCTCCGCGACGGAGAAAGGGCAGGCCGGGCCCTCGACCAGGTGCTGGGCGGCGACTTCTTCCACGACTCGCTGATGAGCGCGCACTACCCCGGCCGCGACGTCTACAACGCGGACGCCGCGCACGCCCTGCCCGCCGCATTGATCGAATGCCTGGTCCAGTCGACCCCGAGCCGGCTCGTCCTGCTCCCCGCGCCGCTGCCCGGCTGCCCGGCCGGCACCCTGCGAGGCGTGCGCACCCGCTTCGGCGCCCGGCTCGACCTGAGCTGGCGCGACGGGTCCGTCACCGCCGTGCTGCGGTCAGCGGCCGACCGGACCGTCGAAGTGGTCGCCGGCACGGACCGCTTCCCCATGACTCTCGTCGCCGACGAGCAGCACGTCCTCACCTTTCCCAGGAGGACGTGA
- a CDS encoding beta-galactosidase — MPSLYDATGRRVLFGGDYNPEQWPEETWLEDVRLMKQAGVNSVTLGVFSWAKLEPRPGAREFDWLDRLTDLMHGNGIGIVLATPTASPPPWMGQRHPETLPRGEDGSVIWYGSRQHFCPSSPVYREYAAAITEDLAARYGGHPALRMWHINNEYCTFCYCDGTARHFRRWLRERYKTLDALNEAWGTAFWSQGYDDWDEIIPPRRAQYLRNPACTLDFRRFTSDALLECYVAERDIVAAHTPQLPVTTNFMPFWTGQDAWRWAEEEDVVSVDVYPDPRDPLGGQYGAMIQDMTRSQARGPWMLMEQAAGPVNFRGVNHPKPRGLNRLWSLQAVARGADAVCYFQWRQSRQGSEKFHSAMVTHAGEQGRTYQEIKRIGADLAGIGEQVAGAGVPADVVILHDWNSWWAGGQEGRLSTGLDYPTVVRAWHRALWDAGLTTDFAHPEHDLSAYRLVVVPHLYLLTDAAVDNLVGHVRGGGTLVSGFLTGTADGDDRIRPGGMDERLRDLFGIATVHEWWPLEPGETVPCENVAGDGTGAFHGTVWSEELEVSTAETVGVYNGGELTGLPAVLRRGSAWYVSTLPDPTTLRDLLARAADDAGVRPVLPDRPAGLEAVRRGDLLFLLNHAPGPVTVTVPGHHRDLLTGDTACGPLRLDRHGVAVLKASQP; from the coding sequence ATGCCCTCCCTGTACGACGCCACCGGCCGCCGTGTGCTCTTCGGCGGCGACTACAACCCCGAGCAGTGGCCGGAAGAGACCTGGCTCGAGGACGTACGGCTGATGAAGCAGGCGGGGGTCAACTCCGTCACCCTCGGGGTGTTCTCCTGGGCGAAGCTCGAACCCCGCCCAGGAGCTCGTGAGTTCGACTGGCTCGACCGGCTGACGGACCTGATGCACGGCAACGGCATCGGGATCGTCCTCGCCACGCCGACCGCCTCGCCGCCGCCGTGGATGGGCCAACGCCATCCGGAGACACTGCCGCGCGGCGAGGACGGGTCGGTGATCTGGTACGGATCCCGCCAGCACTTCTGCCCGAGCTCCCCGGTCTACCGCGAGTACGCGGCGGCGATCACCGAGGACCTCGCCGCACGCTACGGCGGCCACCCCGCGCTGCGGATGTGGCACATCAACAACGAGTACTGCACGTTCTGCTACTGCGACGGCACCGCCCGCCACTTCCGCCGCTGGCTGAGAGAGAGGTACAAGACCCTCGACGCGCTCAACGAGGCCTGGGGAACCGCCTTCTGGAGCCAGGGCTACGACGACTGGGACGAGATCATCCCGCCCCGCAGGGCCCAGTACCTGCGCAACCCGGCCTGCACGCTGGACTTCCGGCGGTTCACCTCCGACGCCCTCCTCGAGTGCTACGTCGCCGAGCGGGACATCGTCGCGGCGCACACCCCGCAACTGCCGGTGACGACCAACTTCATGCCCTTCTGGACCGGCCAGGACGCCTGGCGGTGGGCCGAGGAGGAGGACGTCGTCTCCGTCGACGTCTACCCGGACCCGCGCGATCCGCTCGGCGGGCAGTACGGGGCGATGATCCAGGACATGACCCGCTCGCAGGCGCGCGGTCCGTGGATGCTGATGGAACAGGCGGCGGGACCGGTGAACTTCCGGGGCGTCAACCACCCCAAGCCCCGTGGCCTGAACCGCCTCTGGTCGCTCCAGGCGGTGGCACGCGGCGCGGACGCCGTCTGCTACTTCCAGTGGCGGCAGTCCCGGCAAGGCTCCGAGAAGTTCCACTCCGCGATGGTCACCCACGCCGGTGAACAGGGCCGCACGTACCAGGAGATCAAGCGGATCGGCGCGGACCTCGCCGGGATCGGCGAGCAGGTGGCGGGCGCCGGCGTGCCCGCCGACGTGGTGATCCTGCACGACTGGAACTCCTGGTGGGCGGGCGGCCAGGAGGGCCGGCTGTCCACCGGACTCGACTACCCGACCGTCGTCCGGGCCTGGCACCGTGCCCTGTGGGACGCGGGCCTCACCACCGACTTCGCCCACCCCGAGCACGACCTGAGCGCCTACCGCCTCGTCGTCGTCCCCCACCTGTACCTGCTCACCGACGCCGCCGTCGACAACCTCGTCGGCCACGTCCGCGGGGGCGGCACTCTCGTGTCCGGCTTCCTCACCGGCACCGCCGACGGCGACGACCGCATCCGGCCCGGCGGCATGGACGAACGGCTGAGGGACCTCTTCGGCATCGCGACCGTGCACGAATGGTGGCCGCTCGAGCCCGGAGAGACGGTGCCCTGCGAGAACGTGGCCGGAGACGGGACCGGCGCGTTCCACGGCACCGTGTGGTCGGAGGAACTGGAGGTCTCCACCGCCGAGACGGTCGGCGTCTACAACGGCGGTGAACTCACCGGCCTGCCCGCCGTCCTGCGCCGGGGCAGCGCCTGGTACGTCTCGACGCTCCCCGACCCCACGACGCTGCGCGACCTGCTCGCACGGGCCGCCGACGACGCCGGGGTCCGGCCCGTGCTGCCGGACCGGCCGGCGGGACTGGAGGCCGTACGCAGGGGAGACCTGCTCTTCCTGCTCAACCACGCCCCCGGACCCGTCACCGTCACCGTGCCGGGACACCACCGGGACCTGCTCACCGGCGACACGGCCTGTGGCCCGCTGCGACTCGACCGCCACGGCGTGGCCGTACTGAAGGCGTCACAGCCGTGA
- a CDS encoding extracellular solute-binding protein, which produces MPNAQAPSRRSFLASTAVAAVAVAGGVPLLGACSGSSGGDRTEGATTGKKLQDILPTFVGSDVVQPDVPSKNGSALGFTTALPASRLAVSVPKKLGKGSTVTVMAPLWGTPPKSGNPYWTAMDEAIGVKVNWQNQDGNTYGQKLGAVLASSSVPDAVVVPAWELGGKIPSAINNKFADLGPYLSGDKVKEYPNLAAIPTGAWQRAVFGGKLRGLPMPASDIPNIAPYYRVDLFKEKGYEAPTTTQEFFDLAKEVTSARNKVWGCGDMTWAAYKFFGVLDEKPTCWKLVGDKLVHRIETDEYLEALEWSRSLYSAGLVHPDAKAETGDIGNLFAAGKVWMYNADISDWYGKTVVQRGDNPDFSMAAMDYFHHDGGKPRLYAGSPSNIWAFINKNADEATVRDILAIANFTAAPYGTKEQRLKAYGVEGIHHTVKGDEITKTETGNNQVFATYEYIASPQQFFAYPNHPDVAEGMVGWQQRMGAFLTKPLFYGMQVQEPNRWAELSSQFEDLEKDIVRGRKKVADMQQAVSDWRSRGGDQLRDWYRKLLDESGGQAS; this is translated from the coding sequence ATGCCCAACGCCCAGGCTCCCAGCCGGAGATCGTTCCTCGCCTCGACGGCGGTCGCCGCGGTCGCCGTCGCCGGCGGCGTACCGCTGCTCGGCGCGTGCAGCGGCTCCTCCGGCGGCGACCGCACCGAGGGTGCCACCACCGGCAAGAAGCTCCAGGACATCCTGCCGACCTTCGTGGGCTCCGACGTCGTGCAGCCCGACGTGCCGAGCAAGAACGGTTCCGCGCTGGGCTTCACCACCGCGTTGCCGGCCTCCCGACTCGCCGTCTCGGTCCCGAAGAAGCTCGGCAAGGGCAGCACCGTCACGGTCATGGCTCCGCTGTGGGGCACGCCGCCCAAGTCCGGCAACCCGTACTGGACCGCGATGGACGAAGCCATCGGCGTCAAGGTGAACTGGCAGAACCAGGACGGCAACACCTACGGACAGAAGCTCGGCGCCGTCCTCGCCTCCAGCTCCGTACCGGACGCCGTCGTCGTCCCCGCCTGGGAGCTCGGCGGCAAGATACCGAGCGCCATCAACAACAAGTTCGCCGACCTCGGCCCCTACCTCTCGGGCGACAAGGTGAAGGAGTACCCGAACCTGGCGGCGATCCCCACCGGCGCCTGGCAGCGGGCGGTCTTCGGCGGCAAGCTGCGCGGTCTGCCCATGCCGGCCAGCGACATCCCCAACATCGCGCCGTACTACCGGGTCGACCTCTTCAAGGAGAAGGGCTACGAGGCGCCCACCACCACGCAGGAGTTCTTCGACCTCGCCAAGGAGGTCACCTCGGCCAGGAACAAGGTCTGGGGCTGCGGCGACATGACCTGGGCCGCGTACAAGTTCTTCGGCGTGCTCGACGAGAAGCCCACCTGCTGGAAACTCGTCGGCGACAAGCTGGTCCACCGCATCGAGACCGACGAATATCTCGAAGCCCTCGAATGGTCCCGCTCGCTGTACTCGGCCGGTCTCGTCCACCCCGACGCCAAGGCGGAGACGGGCGACATCGGCAACCTCTTCGCGGCCGGCAAGGTGTGGATGTACAACGCGGACATCTCCGACTGGTACGGCAAGACCGTGGTCCAGCGCGGCGACAACCCGGACTTCTCCATGGCCGCCATGGACTACTTCCACCACGACGGCGGCAAGCCCCGCCTCTACGCCGGCTCGCCGTCCAACATCTGGGCGTTCATCAACAAGAACGCCGACGAGGCGACCGTCCGCGACATCCTCGCGATCGCCAACTTCACCGCCGCCCCCTACGGCACCAAGGAGCAGCGTCTGAAGGCCTACGGGGTCGAGGGCATCCACCACACCGTCAAGGGCGACGAGATCACCAAGACGGAGACCGGGAACAACCAGGTCTTCGCCACCTACGAATACATCGCGAGCCCCCAGCAGTTCTTCGCCTACCCCAACCACCCGGACGTCGCCGAGGGCATGGTCGGCTGGCAGCAGCGCATGGGCGCCTTCCTCACCAAGCCCCTCTTCTACGGGATGCAGGTCCAGGAGCCGAACCGCTGGGCCGAGCTGAGCAGCCAGTTCGAGGACCTCGAGAAGGACATCGTGCGCGGCCGCAAGAAGGTCGCGGACATGCAGCAGGCCGTCTCCGACTGGCGTTCACGCGGCGGCGACCAGCTGCGCGACTGGTACCGCAAGCTGCTCGACGAGTCCGGCGGCCAGGCGTCCTGA
- a CDS encoding sialidase family protein yields MSLPSSHPGRRTVLTAGAAAGLTAVPLLNGVATAAERTTVTAPDLAPAAQATQAHRWRNVVIGGTGFVTGVLFHPRVKGLAYARTDIGGAYRWDARKRSWTPLNDGLGWDDHNLLGVEAIAVDPHHPDRLYLAVGTYTQSWAGNGAVLRSDDRGATWSRTDLPVKLGANEDGRGAGERLIVDPRDSDTLWLGSRHDGLWRSSDRGATWARADFPAEPSPTGQGITFLVAGGRTLYASWADGGPTLRRTRDGVDWEDVPGLPDGPAARVPIRAAYDEAGHALYVTFADAPGPNGQSDGGVHRLDTATGAWTDVTPVRPGGTADDGSRDTFAYGGVAVDARRPGTVVVTTNNRWAQVDTVFRSTDGGRSWTSLKETAVLDVSETPYLRWGEQRPKFGWWIQAVAVDPFDSRHIVYGTGATLYGTRDLVHWAPEIRGLEESSVRQLISPPAGRARLISGLADIGVMYHGSLTASPSRGMADNPVFGTATGLAAAAGKPSYVVRTGWASGGNGAYSRDGGRTWRPFGSQPEIAATAPGPIAVSADGRVLLWSFVHWDGSTHATHRSTDNGDTWTQVPTFPKGAAPVADPVDAGRFYAYDTVSGTVYRSVDGGLTVTAGAGQLAAGDSQFRIAAAPGRPGDLWLSAKWNGLFRSTDGGLTFTKVTSCWASYSLGFGKAADGAAYPAVFQVGSTEQITAVYRSDDEGASWTRINDDAHQWGWIGETITGDPRLHGRVYLGTNGRGIQYADPV; encoded by the coding sequence ATGTCCCTGCCATCGAGCCACCCCGGCAGGCGCACCGTCCTCACCGCCGGCGCCGCAGCCGGCCTCACCGCCGTGCCCCTCCTGAACGGCGTGGCCACGGCCGCCGAGCGCACCACCGTCACGGCGCCCGACCTCGCCCCCGCAGCGCAGGCGACCCAGGCGCACCGCTGGCGCAACGTCGTCATCGGCGGCACCGGCTTCGTCACGGGTGTCCTGTTCCACCCCCGCGTCAAGGGCCTCGCCTACGCCCGCACCGACATCGGCGGCGCCTACCGCTGGGACGCCCGCAAGCGGTCCTGGACGCCGCTCAACGACGGCCTCGGCTGGGACGACCACAACCTCCTCGGCGTCGAGGCGATCGCCGTCGACCCGCACCACCCCGACCGGCTCTACCTCGCCGTCGGCACCTACACCCAGAGCTGGGCAGGCAACGGCGCCGTGCTGCGCTCCGACGACCGGGGAGCCACCTGGTCGCGTACCGACCTGCCGGTCAAGCTCGGCGCCAACGAGGACGGCCGCGGCGCCGGCGAGCGACTGATCGTCGACCCGCGGGACAGCGACACGCTGTGGCTCGGCAGCCGCCACGACGGGCTGTGGCGCTCCAGCGACCGCGGCGCGACCTGGGCACGGGCCGACTTCCCCGCCGAGCCCTCACCGACCGGGCAGGGCATCACGTTCCTCGTCGCCGGCGGGCGGACGCTGTACGCCTCCTGGGCCGACGGCGGTCCGACGCTGCGCCGTACCCGCGACGGTGTCGACTGGGAGGACGTCCCCGGTCTGCCGGACGGGCCGGCGGCCCGCGTGCCGATCCGCGCCGCGTACGACGAGGCGGGCCACGCGCTCTACGTCACCTTCGCGGACGCGCCCGGCCCCAACGGCCAGAGCGACGGCGGCGTGCACCGGCTCGACACGGCCACCGGCGCCTGGACCGACGTCACCCCCGTCCGCCCCGGCGGGACCGCCGACGACGGCTCGCGCGACACCTTCGCCTACGGCGGTGTGGCCGTCGACGCCCGCCGTCCGGGCACCGTGGTGGTGACGACCAACAACCGCTGGGCACAGGTCGACACCGTCTTCCGGTCCACCGACGGCGGACGCAGCTGGACCTCCCTGAAGGAGACCGCCGTCCTGGACGTCTCCGAGACGCCGTACCTCCGCTGGGGCGAGCAGCGGCCCAAGTTCGGCTGGTGGATCCAGGCGGTCGCCGTCGACCCCTTCGACTCGCGGCACATCGTCTACGGCACCGGAGCCACGCTCTACGGGACACGGGACCTCGTCCACTGGGCTCCGGAGATCCGGGGGCTGGAGGAGAGCTCCGTACGGCAGCTGATCTCCCCGCCCGCCGGCCGGGCCCGGCTGATCAGCGGCCTCGCCGACATCGGCGTCATGTACCACGGCTCCCTGACCGCCTCGCCCTCCCGGGGCATGGCGGACAACCCGGTCTTCGGCACCGCCACGGGCCTCGCCGCGGCCGCCGGCAAGCCCTCGTACGTCGTGCGGACCGGGTGGGCCTCCGGCGGCAACGGCGCGTACTCCCGGGACGGCGGCAGGACCTGGCGGCCGTTCGGGAGCCAGCCCGAGATCGCGGCCACCGCCCCCGGGCCGATAGCGGTGAGCGCCGACGGCCGGGTCCTGCTGTGGTCCTTCGTCCACTGGGACGGCTCCACCCACGCGACACACCGTTCCACCGACAACGGGGACACCTGGACGCAGGTACCGACGTTCCCCAAGGGGGCCGCCCCGGTCGCCGACCCGGTCGACGCCGGCCGCTTCTACGCCTACGACACCGTCTCCGGCACGGTGTACCGCTCGGTCGACGGCGGGCTCACGGTCACCGCCGGCGCGGGCCAACTGGCCGCCGGTGACAGCCAGTTCCGCATCGCCGCCGCGCCCGGCCGCCCTGGCGACCTGTGGCTCTCGGCCAAATGGAACGGGCTTTTCCGCTCCACCGACGGCGGCCTGACCTTCACCAAGGTCACCAGCTGCTGGGCCTCCTACAGCCTCGGCTTCGGCAAGGCCGCCGACGGCGCCGCCTACCCGGCGGTCTTCCAGGTCGGCTCGACCGAACAGATCACCGCCGTGTACCGGTCCGACGACGAGGGAGCCTCCTGGACGCGGATCAACGACGACGCCCACCAGTGGGGGTGGATCGGGGAAACCATCACCGGCGATCCGCGCCTCCACGGCCGCGTCTACCTGGGCACCAACGGCCGCGGCATCCAGTACGCCGATCCCGTCTGA